In a single window of the Terriglobus roseus genome:
- a CDS encoding sugar ABC transporter ATP-binding protein has product MAAQVSGLRMSSELTHPEHAEVLRATALTKSYAGVRALRSASLDLRRGEVHALIGENGAGKSTLTKIITGAITADHGDLHVFGERVRENDPNRSRELGISAIYQQPSIFPDLSVAENIALALEQGRSGWTVHWKSRHARAGELLASMGADIDPSRPARTLSMAEQQLVEIAKAIGADAKILLMDEPTALLSDRETDNLFALIRKLRTKGVAIVYISHRLEEILSIADRITVLRDGETIAVCDACDVNKAQLIQLMVGREVASVYPKRPVPLGDVALEVRGLSLASAGLRNISFHVRSGEILGFAGLVGSGRTELARALFGLTPSSTDIFVHGSPIRIDDPSDAIAAGIAYLPEDRRQHGVVLDMPIAQNISMADLREVSRHGLIRSDKEDALATGYRDNLRIKAANIHAPAGTLSGGNQQKVALARWLAIHPKIMILDEPTQGVDVGSKSEIHELIMGLAERGMAVILISSELPEVMGMSDRIAVFHAGTIAGFVEREHATQERIMAMAFGHAVETAA; this is encoded by the coding sequence ATGGCTGCACAGGTTTCCGGCCTCCGCATGAGTTCTGAACTTACGCACCCCGAACACGCTGAAGTCCTGCGCGCAACTGCGTTGACGAAGTCCTACGCCGGCGTGCGCGCGTTGCGTTCCGCGTCGCTGGATCTGCGGCGTGGCGAAGTGCATGCACTTATCGGCGAGAACGGCGCAGGCAAGTCCACGCTGACCAAGATCATCACGGGTGCCATTACCGCAGACCATGGGGACTTGCACGTCTTTGGGGAGCGGGTCAGGGAGAACGACCCTAACCGCTCGCGCGAACTTGGCATCTCTGCCATCTATCAGCAACCATCTATCTTCCCGGATCTGTCCGTCGCAGAGAACATCGCGCTGGCCCTGGAACAGGGCCGCAGTGGCTGGACGGTTCACTGGAAGTCGCGTCACGCGCGTGCCGGGGAACTGCTCGCATCGATGGGTGCTGACATTGATCCGTCACGCCCCGCACGCACGCTGAGCATGGCGGAGCAGCAGCTCGTCGAGATCGCCAAAGCCATCGGCGCGGATGCGAAGATCCTGCTGATGGACGAACCGACCGCTCTGCTGAGTGACCGCGAGACAGACAACCTGTTCGCACTGATCCGGAAGCTGCGTACGAAAGGTGTTGCCATCGTCTACATCTCGCATCGGTTGGAAGAGATCCTCTCTATCGCCGACCGCATCACGGTACTGCGTGATGGCGAGACCATCGCCGTGTGCGACGCGTGTGATGTAAATAAGGCCCAGCTGATCCAGTTGATGGTGGGCCGTGAGGTCGCGTCGGTCTATCCGAAGCGGCCCGTGCCGCTTGGCGATGTCGCTCTTGAAGTACGTGGTCTGTCGCTTGCCTCTGCAGGTCTTCGCAACATCTCGTTCCATGTACGCAGCGGCGAGATCCTCGGTTTCGCCGGTCTTGTCGGATCGGGCCGGACGGAGCTTGCCCGAGCGCTCTTTGGCCTGACGCCTTCGTCGACCGACATCTTCGTGCATGGCTCTCCCATCCGCATCGACGACCCAAGCGATGCGATCGCTGCGGGCATCGCCTATCTTCCCGAGGACCGGCGGCAGCATGGCGTGGTCCTGGACATGCCCATCGCACAGAACATCTCCATGGCTGACCTGCGCGAAGTATCGCGGCATGGTCTGATCCGTAGCGACAAGGAAGACGCGCTCGCGACCGGTTATCGCGACAACCTGCGCATCAAGGCGGCCAACATCCATGCGCCTGCCGGTACGTTGAGCGGCGGCAACCAGCAGAAGGTGGCTCTGGCGCGGTGGCTTGCAATCCATCCGAAGATCATGATCCTGGATGAACCGACGCAGGGCGTCGATGTGGGCTCGAAGTCGGAGATTCATGAGCTGATCATGGGCCTTGCCGAGCGCGGTATGGCGGTCATTCTGATCTCGTCTGAACTGCCCGAGGTGATGGGCATGAGCGACCGCATTGCAGTCTTCCACGCGGGCACCATCGCAGGCTTTGTCGAACGGGAACACGCTACGCAGGAACGCATCATGGCGATGGCCTTTGGCCATGCGGTGGAGACCGCCGCATGA
- a CDS encoding ABC transporter permease, which produces MKQYTREIAIGITNVLLLLLLATTTHGFFTADNIADLFLANMPVMLMALGMTAIIVTAQIDISIGSIFALCSIVAGISARAGLPSLAFLLIAIAVGAACGALNGALTAYVKVPSIVVTLATMVALRDGLRWGTQGAWVGDLPPGFLRFGIGQSAYTLLVLLLTVLLTLASAWGLQHLRAGRAVFATGSNEAAATQLGINTKLVVFSVFTLTGALTGLAATLNAVRFNQVPSNSGLGLEMKVIAAVAVGGAAITGGSATITGTVLGVILLGTIGPALTFLGVSAYWEKALQGAIILLAVSANALSAYRRRRTAVEAPVAA; this is translated from the coding sequence ATGAAGCAGTACACCCGCGAGATCGCCATCGGCATCACCAATGTCCTGCTGCTCTTGCTGCTGGCCACGACGACGCATGGCTTCTTCACCGCCGACAACATTGCCGACCTCTTCCTCGCAAACATGCCGGTGATGCTGATGGCGCTGGGCATGACCGCGATCATCGTCACGGCTCAGATCGACATCTCCATCGGATCGATCTTCGCGTTATGCAGCATCGTGGCTGGGATCAGCGCCCGCGCCGGCTTGCCATCGCTTGCCTTCCTGCTCATTGCAATTGCCGTGGGTGCAGCCTGTGGTGCTTTGAACGGGGCGTTGACCGCTTATGTCAAAGTGCCTTCCATCGTCGTGACCCTCGCAACGATGGTGGCGCTGCGCGACGGTCTCCGCTGGGGCACACAGGGAGCGTGGGTGGGAGATCTGCCTCCAGGCTTTCTGCGTTTCGGTATCGGTCAGAGTGCGTACACGCTCCTGGTCCTGCTACTCACCGTGCTGTTGACGCTCGCCTCCGCCTGGGGCCTGCAACATCTGCGTGCAGGCCGCGCCGTCTTTGCGACGGGATCGAATGAGGCCGCGGCCACACAGCTTGGCATCAACACAAAGCTGGTTGTCTTCTCTGTCTTCACACTGACGGGGGCGCTCACCGGCCTGGCCGCAACATTGAACGCCGTGCGCTTTAACCAGGTACCAAGCAACAGCGGCCTTGGGCTTGAGATGAAGGTGATCGCAGCCGTCGCGGTGGGTGGCGCGGCCATTACCGGCGGCTCAGCCACGATCACCGGAACGGTGCTGGGCGTGATCCTGCTTGGCACCATTGGTCCCGCGCTTACGTTCCTGGGTGTCAGTGCTTATTGGGAGAAGGCTTTGCAGGGCGCGATCATTCTGCTTGCAGTCAGTGCCAATGCGTTGAGCGCCTACCGCCGGCGCAGAACCGCCGTGGAGGCGCCCGTTGCCGCCTGA